The following are from one region of the Paenibacillus bovis genome:
- a CDS encoding DNA-directed RNA polymerase subunit alpha, with translation MIEIEKPKIETVDVNDEGTYGKFIVEPLERGYGTTLGNSLRRILLSSLPGAAVTSVQIDGVLHEFSTVQGVMEDVTEIILNLKALSLKIHSDEEKLLEIDAEGDGVVTAGDIRADSDVEILNPDLHIATLAPGSRLHMRIFANRGRGYVSADKNKRSDQPIGVIPIDSIYTPISRVNYGIENTRVGQVTNYDKLTIEIWTDGSIRPEEAVSLGAKILTEHLMLFVGLTDEAKDAEIMVEKEEDKKEKVLEMTIEELDLSVRSYNCLKRAGINTVQELTTKSEDDMMKVRNLGRKSLEEVQEKLQELGLGLREEE, from the coding sequence ATCGAAAAGCCGAAAATTGAGACCGTAGATGTAAATGATGAAGGAACCTATGGCAAGTTCATCGTAGAACCTCTCGAACGTGGTTACGGCACAACACTTGGTAATTCACTTCGCCGGATCTTGCTGTCTTCTCTTCCGGGAGCAGCGGTAACATCCGTACAAATCGATGGTGTATTGCACGAGTTCTCAACGGTTCAAGGAGTAATGGAAGACGTTACGGAAATTATTTTGAACCTCAAGGCCCTTTCTCTGAAAATCCACTCTGATGAAGAAAAATTGTTAGAGATTGATGCAGAAGGAGATGGAGTGGTCACTGCAGGCGATATCCGTGCTGACAGTGACGTGGAAATCCTTAACCCGGATCTTCATATTGCCACTCTGGCTCCAGGTTCTAGACTCCACATGCGCATTTTTGCAAATCGTGGACGCGGTTATGTATCGGCAGATAAAAACAAACGTTCTGATCAGCCTATCGGCGTGATTCCGATCGATTCTATTTATACTCCGATTTCCCGTGTTAACTACGGTATCGAAAATACCCGTGTTGGCCAAGTTACGAACTATGACAAACTGACTATTGAAATCTGGACAGATGGAAGCATTCGTCCGGAAGAGGCAGTAAGTCTGGGTGCCAAAATTCTGACCGAGCATCTGATGCTGTTCGTTGGTCTGACCGACGAAGCCAAAGATGCAGAAATTATGGTCGAAAAAGAAGAGGACAAAAAAGAGAAAGTGCTCGAGATGACTATCGAAGAGCTCGACCTCTCTGTACGTTCTTACAACTGCTTGAAACGTGCCGGCATCAATACGGTACAAGAACTGACTACCAAATCCGAAGACGATATGATGAAAGTCCGCAACCTTGGACGCAAATCTCTTGAAGAAGTTCAAGAGAAGCTTCAGGAATTGGGCCTTGGTCTACGTGAGGAAGAATAG